The DNA segment GTCGATTCGGCCGAATTCGAAGCCCGCACCGTGGCCGCCAATAGCGCTAAAGGCCATCATTTCGGCATGGGCCGGGAATTGTTCGGCGGCTTCCGCGCCCACGCCTCGTCGGCGGAAACCGGAGCCACCAACTTGTTTTACGTGGATTAACAATAACTACAACCCAAGCCCGGCACAGGGAATACTCGATCGAGTCCCTCAGCCGGGCCACCGCGTCCGCCCGCGGGCGCAGCACCGCCAACAGAGAGAAACATTAGCCATGACCGTAACCATCAAACAAGTCATGACCACCTCGCCGGTAATGCCGGTCATGGTGATCAATAATCTGGAAAACGCCGTCCCGCTGGCCAAAGCCCTGGTCGACGGCGGCTTGAAAGTGCTGGAAATAACCTTGCGCACGCCAGTGGCCCTGGACGCGATCCGCCAGATCAAAGCCGAGGTGCCTGGCGCGATCGTCGGCGCCGGTACCATCATCAACGTTCAGACTCTGCACCATGCTCTCGACGCCGGCGCCCAGTTCATCGTCAGCCCCGGCGTCACCGAGAGCCTGTTGGATGCGGCATTGGAGACCAGCGTGCCGTTGCTGCCGGGCGTCATTACGCCAAGCGAAGTGATGCGTTTGCTGGACAAAGGCATCACCGCGATGAAATTCTTCCCGGCCGAAGCCGCCGGCGGCATTCCTATGCTGAAATCGCTCGGCGGCCCGCTACCGCAAGTCACATTCTGCCCGACCGGCGGCGTCAATCCGAAAAACGCGCCGGAGTATTTGGCGCTGAATAACGTGGCCTGCGTGGGCGGCTCTTGGATGGCGCCGGCCGATCTGGTCGACGCCGGCGATTGGGCCGAAATCACTCGCCGCGCCGCAGTGGCTTCGGCTTTAAAACAATAACACCGCAACCACCCGCTCTGATTAATCGCGGAGACCGTTCCAATCACCTTAACCGATAACGGTTAAGGCAGTTTCGACCAGTCCGGCTCCGCGAACTCGTAAAGCTTGTACTTGTCCACCAACGGCCGCAACACTTGCTGGGCGACGCGCAAATATTCCGGGTTTTTCAGAAACTGTTCGTACGCTTGCCGACTCTCGAACACGCCGTAAATCGCCACATCATAACTTTCGTCCAGCGCCGCGTTGGGCCGGCTGCGCTGAACTGGGACCGGGGTGCCGGCTTCATAGGCCACTACTCCAGGCAAGCCGGCCAGCGGCCGGCTGGCCTCTATATATTGCCGACGCAATTGGTCATTGCCCGGCTGTTTGAGCCAGACGATCGCCAAATGGTGTAATCGAGCCGTATCCGGTGCGGCCTGCGGTTGCACCGGCTGGGCACAACCGGCCGCGAACCACGCCACCAGCACAAAGCCGTAGCAGGATTTAATCATTTGCTCACTCTTGATATTGAAAAATCGGCAGCGACTCATTGACTGCGCAGACGGTTGATGCGCTCTTCGCTACTCGGGTGACTGGATAGATAATCCAAACCGTCGGCAAACTTCCGGTTGTAGTTGCTTTGCCGGGCCGCTTCCAATTTCTGCAGCATATCCGCCAGACGGCCGGGCGGAATGGCGTTGGCCTTTAGCGCATCGGCGGCAAATTGATCGGCATCACGTTCGAATTCGCGCGAGTAGCGGGCTTCCAGCAATAAGGCCGGCGCCGCGGCCAGCACTTGGCTGAAATCGCCGACGTACCACGCCAGCGCCAAACCGAGCGCGGACGCCTGCAACAACTGGCGCAAGGCATGCCTACCGGCTACGTGTCCCATCTCGTGAAGCAAAACCGCGACGATCTGTTCGTCGTCATCATCCGCCAATTCGATCAGAGCGTCCAACACGACCACATTGCCGCCCGGCAACGCAAAGGCATTGGCACCTAGTTCCGCACTGGCCCGGAACTCCAATCCGGCCGGCCGCCCCGCCTCATCGGCTAAAACCAAATTCCCGAGCTTGGCATTGATTTGCCCCTGGCGCTCAGGGCTTAACCGGCTGGGTTGCAACAGGTGCCGGTCCAGATCGGCCAGAACCTGCCGGTCCAGGCTCTGGGCCAGCTCGATCGGAATACGTTCCGCCAGCCGTTGCGCGGCATAAGGCAAGCCCCACACGTACCCGGCGCCGGCCACCACCAGAACCAGCAGCAATGCCAATCCCGACCAGCGCCAACTATTTTCCAACGCAGCCACCCGGCTGTCGGTGCCGGGAAACAACTCGGCAAAGCCGCGGCTATCCGCCACCTCGCAACGAGCACCGTCAGCAAACAGTACCACCCGTGGCGTGCTCGCGAGCGGCGGCTGAATCTCCAGGCCCGTCAACACCTCGCGGCGAACCACTTCCTTGCCCTGCAACAGCAGTTTATCGCCCTCCAGGCATAACGTGACCGGATGAGCCTTAGCGCTACGGCCGTCGTAATAAACCGCTGCTACCCGCATTTACAAGCCGATATCGAAATCGAACATCTCGGCCATTTCGTCGCCAGCAGCCGAAGCGTTGGCCTGCAGTCCGGCCACAAAATCGTCGATACTGCCGGCCACCAGTACTTGCAGATGTTCGATCCGGTAACGCGCCAGCCTGATATCGGCAAACGGCTTATACAATCCCAGCGTCAGTATCACCAACACGACGTTACTCAACATCAGACCGAGCAACTGGTAAGCGCTGACATTGGCTACGAAACGGTGTTCGCCCAGCGTCGTCGTCGCCCAAACCAGATTCTGCAAACGCGCGGTGACGTAGGGATACGCAAATAACAGCAGCCCCAGATAGGTACCGAACGCCGCCAGCAACAAGCTCATTGCCGTCAACTGGCCTTCTTCCACGGCGAACCAACCGTTGCTTCCCAGCACACTGGTCAATACCGTCAAACCGGCGAACAGAACCACACCCAACATCAGCGTCATCAGGTAAATTCCGTAATACGCGGCGGCCGTCGCCGAAAAACGGAACTCGGCACTGCCGTACGCGCTGTGGTTCCGGGTGTAGGCAGCCATGCGTTGCTGGGCAAACGGCCATAACAAACCCAAGCTGAAACCGGCCAGTAGCGGCCACAGCAAAAACGCCAGATAAGCCGGCCCGGTCTGGCCGCGAAACCCAAAGCGCAAGCCGCGGTAGCTGGTATTGTGTAATCTGAAACGCAGCGACCGCACCAGTAACCAAGGCGCCAAGGCCATGATCAGCATCAGAATCATCGCCGCGGCCGCGGGCGAGAAACCGCTAGTCAGCGTGTACGCGGCGAACAGGGCAAAGGCAATCAGGCGGCCCTTCAAAATGGCTTTGGGGTCGCCGTGATAATCAAAACCGGCTCCGGCCAGACGAGTATGCCGGTAGAAGTACTGGTTGCGCCGCACTTTGGCCCAGGCCGAATAAACTCCGAATGTCACGATACTCAAACAAACGTTGACTATCCAAAGTCGAAAATACTCGCCGCCGCTACCGCTGAAATGCAGCGGCTGAGCCTGTTGTTCTGCCATGGGTGCCTCCCGGTGAAATGATCGGATCAAGCATAGTGCATGTCCTCAAGCTGGCAAAAATATCGGCAGCAAAAGCCGGCGCGCTCCTGGCCTATGGGTAACTCACCGGGCCTATTGGGCCGGCTTCCATTTGATATTGCAGCCTATGCTCGGAATCTGCTCGGCACAGACCGGCCGGCCGGCAAGCAGATCGTCCAGGGCGTTGCGCAAATCGGCGCCGGTCACCGGCTCGGCATTCTTTGGCGTCGCCGCATCCAGCCGGCCGCGATAAACGCAGGCCAAATCGGCATCGAACAGATAGATGTCCGGCGTGCAGGCAGCCTGATAAGCCTTGGCCACCGCCTGGGTTTCGTCGTACAGGTAGGCGGCAAACGGATTACCCCACTCGGCCATCATCGCTTTCATCTGGTCCGGCGCATCCTCCGGAAAATTGGCGACATCGTTAGCGCTGATGGCGATGGTTGCGACGCCGGCGTCGGCATAATCGCGGGCGATCGCGATCAGCTGTTGCTTGACGTGCAAAACGTAGGGGCAATGGTTGCAGATGAACATGATCAGCGTCGCCCGCTCGCCGCGTAAATCCTGCAACGCGAATTCGCGACCGGTCACGGTGTCGGGCAAGCGGAAATCGGGAGCGACGGTACCGAGCGGCAACATCGCGGAAGCGGTGGCGGCCATAAGTTCTCCTTGGCGGAAAGACAAAAGCTTGCGATTATAGAACAAGTGCTTGTCCAGGAAAGTTTCACAGGCATCGCCCCTTGAGCAATTGGCGCAATCGAGGAGGTATTCTTGGCGTTTTTGCAAAACTAAGACTTTGGAGACTAGCGCGGCCCGGGTTACAGCATCCGGTTAAAATTTCCACGATCCTTATTCTCGACGTTCAAAGAACTATCTCATGGTAAACACCATCTTGTTGGTTAACGAGAGTCCGGCTGAACCCAGCGCGTTCAATTCGTGCTTGACGCGCTTTGGGACATCGCCGCATCCTGACGCCCGGCACCTGTTAGAACAAACCCGCCCGACCCAGAACATTCCGGATAAAACGTCGGATATAAAAACCTTCACAAGCTCTTTTATTCTGGATAATGGCTTGTATCAGAAACTGCTCGGCAACTTGTCGCGGATGTATCCAATAGTCGCGGCAATCACGCCCCAAACGCAGGGTGCCGGCGTCCTGACCGTCAGAGCCAAAAGCTAATCCAGACTCTAACCGATGCCGCAGACTCTCAAACAACTGAAGCTGATGTTAAACACCATCACCGACGGCGTGATGGTGGTCGACCCGCAAGGCATCGTTCTCTACGCCAATCAAGCCGCCGAACAACTGCTGGAACGCGGTCCGCTGACCGGCCAGGCACTGGCAATCCCGGTGACCATCGACCAAGCCGTTCACCACGATATCAATCTGATCCGACCCAGCGGCATCGCCTGGGCCGAAATGCGTTCCACCCCATTGGAGTGGGATGCGGCCCCGGCTTTTGTGATTGCTCTGCGCGACATTACCGCCCGCAAGCAAGCCGAAATCGCGTTACAGGAAAGCGAACTGTTGTTCCACACCTTGTCGAAGATCGCCCCGGTCGGTATTTTTCGTACCGATCGCGATGGAAGCTGCGACTATGTGAACCAGCGCTGGTGCGAAATTTCCGGCCTCAGCCACCATCAGGCGCACGGCGACGGCTGGGCTGCCGCTATTTTCATCGACGATCTGGAGCGCGTCAAAGCCGAGTGGGCCGCCTGCATAGCCGCGGCCAAGCCCTTTACCCTGCAATACC comes from the Methylomonas sp. EFPC3 genome and includes:
- a CDS encoding YjgN family protein translates to MAEQQAQPLHFSGSGGEYFRLWIVNVCLSIVTFGVYSAWAKVRRNQYFYRHTRLAGAGFDYHGDPKAILKGRLIAFALFAAYTLTSGFSPAAAAMILMLIMALAPWLLVRSLRFRLHNTSYRGLRFGFRGQTGPAYLAFLLWPLLAGFSLGLLWPFAQQRMAAYTRNHSAYGSAEFRFSATAAAYYGIYLMTLMLGVVLFAGLTVLTSVLGSNGWFAVEEGQLTAMSLLLAAFGTYLGLLLFAYPYVTARLQNLVWATTTLGEHRFVANVSAYQLLGLMLSNVVLVILTLGLYKPFADIRLARYRIEHLQVLVAGSIDDFVAGLQANASAAGDEMAEMFDFDIGL
- a CDS encoding thioredoxin family protein, which produces MAATASAMLPLGTVAPDFRLPDTVTGREFALQDLRGERATLIMFICNHCPYVLHVKQQLIAIARDYADAGVATIAISANDVANFPEDAPDQMKAMMAEWGNPFAAYLYDETQAVAKAYQAACTPDIYLFDADLACVYRGRLDAATPKNAEPVTGADLRNALDDLLAGRPVCAEQIPSIGCNIKWKPAQ
- a CDS encoding bifunctional 4-hydroxy-2-oxoglutarate aldolase/2-dehydro-3-deoxy-phosphogluconate aldolase: MTVTIKQVMTTSPVMPVMVINNLENAVPLAKALVDGGLKVLEITLRTPVALDAIRQIKAEVPGAIVGAGTIINVQTLHHALDAGAQFIVSPGVTESLLDAALETSVPLLPGVITPSEVMRLLDKGITAMKFFPAEAAGGIPMLKSLGGPLPQVTFCPTGGVNPKNAPEYLALNNVACVGGSWMAPADLVDAGDWAEITRRAAVASALKQ
- a CDS encoding M48 family metallopeptidase; translated protein: MRVAAVYYDGRSAKAHPVTLCLEGDKLLLQGKEVVRREVLTGLEIQPPLASTPRVVLFADGARCEVADSRGFAELFPGTDSRVAALENSWRWSGLALLLVLVVAGAGYVWGLPYAAQRLAERIPIELAQSLDRQVLADLDRHLLQPSRLSPERQGQINAKLGNLVLADEAGRPAGLEFRASAELGANAFALPGGNVVVLDALIELADDDDEQIVAVLLHEMGHVAGRHALRQLLQASALGLALAWYVGDFSQVLAAAPALLLEARYSREFERDADQFAADALKANAIPPGRLADMLQKLEAARQSNYNRKFADGLDYLSSHPSSEERINRLRSQ
- a CDS encoding Dabb family protein, which gives rise to MIKSCYGFVLVAWFAAGCAQPVQPQAAPDTARLHHLAIVWLKQPGNDQLRRQYIEASRPLAGLPGVVAYEAGTPVPVQRSRPNAALDESYDVAIYGVFESRQAYEQFLKNPEYLRVAQQVLRPLVDKYKLYEFAEPDWSKLP